A genomic window from Sphingobacterium sp. BN32 includes:
- a CDS encoding tolB protein precursor has translation MKFNQTRLSKLFAAAICFLLFLGMFPQMVNAQYFGQNKMRYKKLDFKVYETPHFNLYYYLKNDSMMNWLAKESEVWYELHQQVFQDTFFRKNPIIFYNNHPEFQQTTAISGEISVGTGGVTEAFKQRVVMPIMQINQQTRHVLGHEMVHAFQYRVLIEGGDSTRLENVANIPLWMVEGMAEYFSIGKKDAFTSMWMRDAYARNDLPSLGQMTQQMNRYFPYRYGQAFWSYIGSTYGDTVIMPLFIETAKYGYEHGIRRVFGYDAQTMSTLWKNSMENTYRNSGKDTTSRPIGQALLTTKNADRMNVSPAISPNGKYVAFLSELDLFSIDLFLADAETGKIIRKLGSRLTNKDIDEFSFLESAGTFSPDSKKFAFSVFSEGKNKLMVVDVETGKSVSVEAMGEISEFTNITWSPDGVHVAFSGLANGHSDIYLYNLQTKKVEQLMNDKFSDFQPSFSRDGKYIVFSTDRVALSSDSRTVDIPMNLAFVEVATKKITNLDVFPGANNLNPHFSSDGKDIYFLSNSDGYRNMYRYTFETQEVARMTDFFTGISGITEYSPAMSISANDDIVYSYFKNNAYSVYKAKATEFEAQPVSAGAVDFEAAMLPPLQARGVNVVNTNLENFNAYGRISDSQINSIPYKPKFKLDYLANSGVGMSVGSRYGAGIASGVQGMFSDILGYNQIFAALNINGEIYDFGGQVAYINQRSRWNWGGSISHIPYRFGFYQYDYRDIGSGMEEPVLDQYLVRSFQTQLDGFVAYPFNKHHRFETGAAASYNSYRVDRYYQSLRTYYANRERVPTDEASQLLGARLDPFNLFQVNAGFVGDNAVFGIAAPLQGFRYRLGAEQYFGTFNFTAINIDLRKYHRMKPFTLAARVYSYMRVGDGADQLYNIYIGYPYLIRGFENNSFGPNSKVSFNDLSGSKMVVGNLELRLPFTGPEKLAVLPSGLLFSDLNFFIDGGLAWKNGSTIKWSKTDEDRLQDPNSGKYYYDPAIRMPVFSAGVSLRVNLFGAMILEPYYAIPLNNPTRSKFGTFGLNFAPGW, from the coding sequence ATGAAATTTAACCAAACACGCTTATCGAAGCTATTTGCTGCTGCAATATGCTTTTTACTGTTTTTAGGAATGTTTCCTCAGATGGTGAATGCGCAATATTTTGGGCAGAACAAAATGCGCTATAAGAAATTGGATTTCAAGGTGTATGAAACACCGCACTTTAACTTATACTACTACTTGAAGAACGATTCGATGATGAATTGGTTGGCTAAGGAAAGTGAAGTTTGGTATGAGTTACATCAACAGGTATTCCAAGATACTTTCTTCAGAAAGAACCCTATCATATTCTACAACAATCATCCGGAGTTTCAACAGACCACTGCGATTAGCGGTGAGATCAGCGTAGGGACGGGCGGTGTGACGGAAGCTTTTAAGCAACGTGTGGTGATGCCAATTATGCAGATCAATCAGCAAACACGTCACGTATTGGGTCACGAGATGGTGCATGCATTTCAATATCGTGTATTGATCGAGGGCGGAGATTCAACGCGCCTGGAGAATGTGGCAAATATTCCTTTATGGATGGTAGAGGGGATGGCGGAGTATTTTTCCATCGGAAAAAAAGACGCATTTACTTCCATGTGGATGCGCGATGCCTATGCTAGAAACGATCTGCCTTCATTAGGGCAGATGACACAGCAGATGAACCGTTATTTTCCATATCGCTATGGACAGGCCTTTTGGTCCTACATCGGGTCTACCTACGGGGATACGGTAATTATGCCGTTGTTTATAGAAACGGCGAAGTATGGTTATGAGCATGGTATACGTCGTGTTTTTGGATATGATGCGCAAACGATGTCTACTTTGTGGAAAAACAGTATGGAGAACACTTACCGAAACTCTGGTAAGGATACGACATCAAGACCGATCGGTCAAGCTTTATTGACCACGAAGAATGCTGATCGAATGAACGTTTCGCCGGCGATATCGCCAAACGGTAAATATGTAGCCTTCTTATCGGAGCTTGATTTATTCAGCATAGATTTATTTTTGGCAGATGCGGAGACCGGGAAGATTATTCGAAAGCTCGGCAGCCGGCTTACCAATAAAGATATTGATGAATTTAGCTTCTTAGAATCCGCCGGAACTTTCTCGCCTGATAGCAAGAAGTTTGCTTTCTCGGTTTTTAGCGAGGGTAAGAATAAATTGATGGTCGTTGATGTGGAGACCGGGAAGTCCGTCTCGGTTGAGGCGATGGGCGAGATTTCGGAATTCACGAATATTACTTGGTCACCGGATGGCGTACATGTTGCTTTCTCCGGTTTAGCAAACGGCCATTCTGATATTTACCTTTATAATCTACAGACGAAAAAAGTTGAGCAGTTGATGAATGATAAATTTTCCGACTTTCAACCGAGTTTCTCGCGTGATGGAAAATATATCGTGTTCAGTACAGACCGCGTGGCTTTAAGTTCGGATTCCCGTACAGTGGATATTCCGATGAACTTGGCGTTCGTTGAGGTTGCGACAAAGAAGATTACAAATTTGGATGTGTTTCCAGGTGCTAATAACTTGAATCCTCACTTTTCATCCGATGGAAAGGATATCTATTTCCTATCCAATAGTGATGGCTATAGAAACATGTATCGTTATACCTTTGAAACGCAGGAAGTAGCACGTATGACAGATTTCTTTACCGGGATTTCTGGTATCACCGAATACTCTCCGGCGATGAGCATTTCTGCGAACGATGATATTGTTTACTCGTATTTTAAGAATAATGCCTATAGCGTCTATAAGGCTAAAGCAACGGAGTTTGAGGCGCAGCCTGTTAGTGCGGGTGCTGTTGATTTCGAAGCTGCGATGCTTCCTCCGCTTCAAGCCCGTGGTGTTAATGTAGTCAATACGAACCTAGAGAACTTTAATGCATATGGTAGAATTTCAGATTCGCAGATCAATAGCATTCCATATAAGCCGAAGTTTAAGTTAGATTACCTGGCGAATAGCGGTGTGGGGATGTCTGTGGGTTCGCGCTATGGTGCGGGAATTGCGTCGGGTGTGCAAGGGATGTTTTCGGATATCTTGGGCTATAACCAGATTTTCGCGGCATTGAATATTAATGGTGAGATTTATGATTTCGGTGGCCAGGTAGCTTATATCAATCAACGATCGCGTTGGAATTGGGGTGGTTCGATTTCGCATATCCCGTATCGATTTGGATTTTATCAATATGACTATCGTGATATTGGGAGCGGAATGGAAGAACCTGTACTTGATCAATATTTAGTGCGTTCATTCCAAACCCAGTTGGACGGTTTTGTTGCCTATCCATTTAATAAGCATCATCGTTTTGAAACGGGTGCCGCTGCTTCGTATAACTCATACCGTGTCGATCGTTATTATCAGAGTTTACGGACTTACTACGCAAATAGAGAGCGCGTTCCTACAGATGAAGCGAGCCAGCTTTTAGGAGCCCGTTTAGATCCGTTTAATCTTTTTCAGGTGAATGCTGGCTTTGTAGGAGATAATGCGGTATTCGGGATTGCTGCGCCATTGCAAGGTTTTCGCTACAGGTTAGGAGCGGAGCAATACTTCGGAACCTTCAATTTTACTGCAATCAATATTGATTTAAGAAAATACCACCGCATGAAGCCATTTACCTTGGCAGCACGTGTTTATTCGTACATGCGCGTAGGTGATGGAGCGGATCAGTTATACAACATCTACATTGGATACCCGTATTTGATTCGTGGTTTTGAGAACAATAGTTTCGGACCGAATAGTAAGGTTTCTTTTAATGACCTTTCCGGATCCAAAATGGTGGTTGGGAACCTGGAATTAAGGCTTCCATTCACAGGACCGGAAAAGCTTGCTGTGCTTCCTTCGGGATTATTGTTCTCGGATCTGAACTTCTTTATTGATGGAGGTTTGGCGTGGAAAAATGGTAGTACGATTAAATGGTCGAAGACGGATGAAGACAGGCTTCAGGATCCTAACTCGGGCAAGTATTATTATGATCCTGCCATTCGTATGCCGGTGTTCAGCGCTGGTGTTTCTCTTCGTGTGAATCTATTTGGAGCGATGATATTAGAACCTTACTATGCCATTCCGTTGAATAATCCGACACGTTCGAAATTTGGAACCTTTGGATTAAACTTTGCGCCAGGATGGTAG